The Dethiosulfovibrio peptidovorans DSM 11002 nucleotide sequence CCAGCGAACAGATAGCCTCGAAACGAGCCGTCTTGAACCTTCTATCCTCATGTTTCCCGGGAAACATATCTATTTACCCCCTATTATCCAAAAAGGATCGTCCGGATCTTTGATCCTGTAGATTTTTCCCTTTACACGGTCCCAGCAATACGGTCCGTTGGATCTAGGGGTTCCCCAGTTATCGAGAAACTGCATTTCCTCGGACAGTGCCCTATCGAAGGATATATATCCCCTTACAGGCGACGCCGTGGGAAGATGTCCCCAGGTCCTTAAAGGACTCCAGTCGCCTACGAGGCCGATGGAGAAAGCTATTTCCTCTATAACAGGGGCCATCTCCTCCGGTGGGTTTACTATGTAGAGATATCTCCCTCTGGGAGAGGACGCCATGGACTCCAGAAGCAGTCCGGCCAGTCCCATACCGTCTTCCATATGGGGCAAACAGGTCAGAGCCACGTAAAATCCGTCCAGCGCCATCAATACACGAGGGATCTCCCGGGGCATAACGAACCCTGAGACTTCCTCCCATCTCGAAGGATCTCCATCAGGAAAAACCCTGTCTATTATCGCCATTGCCGCAGAGCATCGGCTTCTTTCGTCTCCGGTCCACAGCATCCTCCAAAGACCGAGTTCATCCATATCTGGAGCCTCCGATACAAGCCTAGCCCTGAGAGGTCCGGCACTCTCCATAGCGGAGTTTCTGAAAAGCATGGACTCCACCATCTTGTCGAACCTATCTCCGTAATCTCCCTCGTAAGAGAAGGATATAGACGACATAGACATAAAAAACAATACAAAAACGGAGAAAACAAAACGAATCATTATTTTATTCCTCCTTTTTAGGAAAACGCTTCATGTATGTGGCCATAAGTCTTGCCAGAGCCTCTGCCACGTCCTCCCTGTCTATTTTGTCGGACGTGTAGTTCAGGCATGCCTTCACCGATCTCTCCGATGGGATAACCCTGGCCGGCTCCGGCTCGGGGATCTCCCTCTTGGCCTCTATCCTGGCCACCACGGCCCTAACAGACTTGACCCCAAGATGCCATCTTTTCTCCACGGAGGAGGCCACAGTACCTGCCTTCATCGATATCATCTTGGCCACCCCGGGGCTCTCGCAGGCCACCACCAAGGTTCCCCTGTCCAGACTTACCGGGCGACTTTTACGGCCGAGGACGGTGCCCACTATGGAGGACCACTCTTTATCCACCTCCGATATTGACAGGGCAGTGGACAGCCCCGGAGGAAGTCTGCCGGAGAGCAGCCCCCTCAGGAGCTCGGGACGGGATCTACGCCGCGCCATCTCTCCGTCTCCTGACTGACAGTGCCAGAGACAGAAGCTGCAGGTCCGTAGGGGTTACCCCGGATATACGTCTGGCCTGTCCCAGTGTCTTAGGACGGATCCTCTCGAGCTTTTCCAGGCTCTCGGCCAACAGGCCCTTCATCGATCTGTAGTCGAAATCGTCAGGAATGGTCAACGCCTCCATCCTCTCGAACTTCTTCACCGATCTCTCCTGTCTCGCCACGTAACCGGCGTACTTGATCTCAACCTCCACCCTCCGACGTATATGACCCTCTAGATCCTCTCCGGAGGGTATATATCGAGACAGAAAGTCGTAATCGACGCCGGGGCGTCTCAAAAGTTCCGCTCCCGTAAGAGACCTGTCCATAGGGGCTTCCCCTATGGAGGCGAGATCGGAGTTTACGTCATCCGACGGCTTTATCCTCGTGGATCCCAGTCTTTTTATCTCTCGATCCGTGTTTCGCCACCGTTCCACCAGTATCTCCCATCTGCCGTCGTCCAGGAGGCCTAGTTTTCTACCTATGCCGGAGAGCCTTCTGTCTGCGTTGTCGTGTCTCATAAGCAGTCTGTGCTCGCAGCGGCTGGTCAACATACGATAAGGCTCCCTGGTACCTTTGGTGACAAGATCGTCTATCAGGACCCCTATATAGGCCTCGTGGCGACCCAATACTAAATAGGGCTCTCCTCTTAGTCGTAGAACGGCGTTTATACCGGCCATAAGGCCCTGAGCAGCGGCCTCCTCGTAGCCGGAGGTACCGTTTATCTGTCCGGCGCAGAAGAGACCCTTTATAGCCTTGGTCTCCAGCCAAGGGGTGAGCTGGGTCGGGTCCATGTAATCGTATTCAATGGCGTATCCGGCCCTCATTATCCTGGCTTCCCTGCATCCCGGGAGAGTCCTGGTCATCTCTATCTGGACGTCGTAGGGCAGGCTGGTGGAGAAGTTCTGAAGGTATATCTCCTTGGATCCTCTGGCGACCGGCTCGAAAAATACGGTGTGACTGTCCTTATCGGGAAACTGCATCACCTTGGACTCTATGGACGGACAGTATCTAGGTCCGGTTCCAGTGATAGTGCCGGAGCTCACAGGCGACCTGTCCAGGTTTTCCGTTATTATCCTGTGAGTGTCCAGGTTGGTCTTTCCTACGCCGCAGGTTATATGGCGATATACCTCCGGTTTATCCCACAGGTCCATGGACTGAGGCTCCTCCTCGCCCTCCTGGATCTGAAGTTCGCTCCAGTCTATGGAATCCGAGTGGACCCTGGGAGTGGTGCCGGTCTTGAGCCTTCCCATGCGGAATCCCAGCTTCAAGAGGTTCTCGCCCAGTCCGTGGGCCGGAATCTGTCCCAGAGGTCCGGAGGAGAAGTTAACATTACCTATGTGGACCCTCCCGTCCAGATATGTCCCGGTGGTCAGTATTACCGATCTGGCGTGGTATGAGAGACCGTACAGTGTCTCAACTCCCTTGACCCGGTCCCCCTCGACTATCAGACCGACCACAGTGTCCTGGTGCAATTCCAGACCGGGACAGTGTTCGAGGACTTCGCGATAGTGCCAGTGGTAGTCGTGGAGATCGCATTGGGCCCTGAGGGCTCTTACGGCAGGTCCCTTGGAGGTGTTGAGCCATCTCATCATCAAGGCGGAGCGATCCGTCGCCCTGGCCTGTTCTCCTCCAAGAGCGGAGATCTCCCTGACCAGATGTCCCTTAGCCGGTCCACCTATGGAGGGATTGCAGGGCATCAGGGCTATGTTGTCCAGATACAGGTTCAAAAGAAGAGTGTCGTGACCCATTCTGGCGGCTACCAAGGCGGCCTCGCATCCGGCGTGGCCCGCTCCTACAACTATCACGTCGTATACTTTATTCGTCATGGTTTGACCGATCCGTCCTCCTCGAAGAGATAGGTCAGGGTGGTGGTGTGACCAGAGACGGATCTCCCGTCGCAAGCCAGGACTATCCTGGCTCCATCGACGGTCCAGGTCTGGGTCTCTCCTCCTCCGTGGGAGACAACCTCCCTCTCGTAGCCGTATTTAGAACGAAGTTTGAGGGTAAGATCCGAGTAGTTGCCCAACATGGAGCCTCCGACGTCCCCGCTAGCAACGTCGTCTTTATTCAGGAAAGAGAAACGAAAGGTAGTCATCTTTCCTCCCTTGAAATATACCTGGACCATACAGGGCCTGCCGAAGAAATCTCCTCTGTAGAGGATCTCCCTGGCTCGACCGAAGTCGAGAGACGACTGGTCCAGAATCAGAGAACATCCCCTGTCGGACAAAGCAGACGATACCGTATCGAAGCCCGATCCCGCCGGAATTCCCCAAACCGACTCAACGGCGCAAAGGGCCGGCGTCGCTAAAGTAAGTGTGAGTATCGTCGCTGCCAGAGCCTTTATATATCCCAATCTCATTAATTTTCATTCCTCCCGTCTGGTTATACGTCCTTCTCTAACGGTCCATAGGGATCCGGGCCAACGAATCAGGTCGTCCTCCGCGGTGGCTGCGAATATCTGCCATCCCGAGGAGACCAGGGTCTCGACCGTTATCTCCCTGCCGGATTGATCCAGCTCCGAGGCCACCTCGTCCAGCAAAAGGATAGGGGACCGCCGCAGCTTTCTCTCCACCGCCCATCCCGCCGCCATCACCATCGCAAGGGATGTCCGTCTTCTCTGGCCTCTGCTGAACCTGGAGGATGCCTCCATCCCGGATGCGTCTATGGTCAGATCGTCCCTGTGAGGCCCCACCAGAGGCCTTCCCGAGCCGATCTCGGCCCGTCTTCTGGATCGGACCCCCTCGATGTATCCTATGGGATTATTCCCTGCGAGACCGATTCCTCCTCTGGAGAGAGCCAGCTCTATCGGTCCCGGAAGAAGGTCGGAGAAGCTCTCCAGTCCCATTGTCACGGCCAGAGATGCCTTTTCCCTACAGGTCCATATCCACTCCGCCATAGGAGCCATTACCGAGTCGATAAGCTCGGTGCTTCTTCCCTCGGACAGAAGGGCCCTCTTGTGTCTGACCGCCCGTCTGTACTCGGTCAGTTTCAGTGCGTAGACCGGGTAGAGAAGTGCGCAGAGGACGTCCAGAAACCTCCTCCTGACCGACGGTCCACCTTCGATGAGGGCCAGATCTCCGGGCAGAAAGGCCAGAGCGGGAACCCTGAACCTTATTGAGGCGCAGTTGCTTCTCTTTCCGTCGCATTTCATGGCGCACCGGGACGTGACCGAGGACTGAATCAGGACATTATCCTCGCCCTCGAAAGTCCCCTCCAGGAATCCCCTGGACTCGTCGGAATTCCAGTTCACCAGGGGCGATTTCCTTAGAGACTTGAACGGTCCCCATCCTGTGAGTATGTGAAGGCTCTCGAGAATATTGGTCTTGCCCGCTCCGTTTGGACCTATTAGAAGGTTTAGCTTTCTATCCCACTTTATCCTTCCGGTCTCAAGGTTTCTGAAGTTTCTGGTTCCGCTCTCGGAGAAGAACACGATGTTCTATAGGTCGTCTCCGCCGTCGTCCAGACCATCCAGGTCGGCGCTCTTGAGTTTTATGGGCATAAGCATGTAGAGAAAATCGCTTTCGTTGGGCCTGAGCATCATCATCTGTCCCTCCTGGCCGTTGAAGGAAAGGGAGACCTTGTCACCGTGGAAGGCCTTCAGTCCGTCTATGAGAAACCCTACGTTGAAGGCTACCTTGAGAGACTCACCCTTTATTATTCCATCCACTATTTCGGTGGCCTCGCCTATCTCCGGAGCCCTTCCGGATAGTTTCAGGTCTCCTCCTGGGGAAAGTATCAGTACCACCATCCGGCTGTGGTCCCTGACCACCACGTCGACCCTCTCCAGGGCCGATATGAACTGAGATCTATCCACGTCGAGTGTCGTGGTTGTGTTGGGGCTCAGTATCCTCTCGTAGTTAGGAAAGGACGAATCCACTCTTCTCACCGAGAATTCCAGCGAGTCCAATTGGAAATAACCGAGAGCTCCGTCCACCGATACGTTCACCTGAAGGTCCTCCCCTAGTCCGGAGAGTATCCTCAGAAATTCCCTCACCGATGTCAGAGGCAGCAACATATCCTGTTCTGGATTTTCCTTGTCTACGTAGGCCTTTGAGAGGGATAGCCTTCTGCCGTCGGTGGATACACAGTGGCATTCTCCGGATTTGACCTGAAGAAGCTCCGCTCCAAGATATTTTGGAAATTCCTCTCCCATGCTTCCGGCTATTCCTCCTTCGTCCAGAATCCTGTGAAGTTCGTCTTTTGCCAGAACGCAAAATTGAGATGCCCCCTCTGGAGAGGGAAGTGGTGGAAAGTCGTCGGCGGGATAGGTGGTGAAACGGTATCTATTTCTACCGGAGAGGAGGATTCCCGTACCTCTCTCCGCTACCTCTACGGTAAATATGGAGGTAGGGGACTTCTTGAAAAGCTCCCCGACTACCTTTATAGGAAGGACCGCCTTCCCCGGTTCGTCTATCGTTACTCCCTCTGATTTGACCTTTACGGAAGTCTTAAGATCTGTTGCCTGTAGAGTTACTTTTCCGTCTTCAGCAGTACATAGTATTCCGGATAACACGCTCAGTGTGCTTTTCTGTGCCGCTACTCTTTCAGCTACGTTCCAGCTCTTCATGAAGGCGGTTTTATCTATAGTGAGCTTCATCGTGGATAGTCCTCCCTCTGTGTTCTTCTATGGTCTTTATTATTTAGTTATAAGTAGTCGTCGTAGTATGGGCTGTGTATATGTGGATATCCCTCTTGACCCCTTGTCATCGTGAGTTATCCACCGTGGATAAGTATGTGTCGGACCGGAGGATCGTTATTCACACTATCCACAAGAATTTTGTGAATAAGTGAAAAGGCATAGTTATCCACATCGAGACCCTCGGTGATTTCACAGCTTAGACTCAACGTTATCCACAATTCCTTTCACCCTGGCATTGTCCAGAAGAAGCTGTTCTATCTTCTTCTGAGCGTGGAGAACCGTCGTATGGTCCTTTTTGTTGAAGGCCGACCCTATCTGTTGAAGACTGCTCTCGGTGTGTTTTCTGCATATGAACATGGCTATCTGCCTTGCCAGGGCTATCTCGGAGGTTCTCTTGCTGCTGGTGAGATCCTCCACGGTGAAGGAACATTCCTCCGCTACTATCTGCTGTATAAGGTCTATGCTGACCGGACCTTTGGAGGTGTGCCTCACTATGTCCTTGAGCCATTCCGAGGTGTTTTCCACCGTGACCGGCTCGCTGTTGAGCTCCGCACAGGCTATAACCCTGTTGAGGGCCCCCTCCAGCTCCCTTATGTTGCTCGGTACGTTCTGGGCCAGGTAGTTTATGACGTCCTCCGGCATGGGGTAGTTCCTGAACTCTGCCTTCTTCGTGAGTATGGCTATTCTGGTCTCGTAGTCTGGAGACTGTATGTCAGTCACCAATCCCCATTCGAAACGGCTCACCAATCTGTCCTCTATGGATTTTATGTCCTTGGGAGGCCTGTCCGAGCTCAGTACGATCTGTTTCTTTCCGTCGTGGAGGCTGTTGAAGGTGTGGAAAAACTCCTCCTGGGTGCTTTCCTTTCCGGCGAGAAACTGTATATCGTCTATGAGCAGGAGGTCCATGGTCCTGTATCTGGCCCTGAACTCGGCAGTTCGGTTGTTCTTTATGCTCGTTATGAGCTCATTGGTGAACTTTTCCGAGCTGACATACCCTACCTTGAGGTTTCTGTCGTTCTGTAGGGCATGATGTCCTATAGCGTGCATAAGATGGGTCTTCCCCAGTCCAACCCCTCCCCATATAAACAGGGGGTTGTAGGCTGCTCCAGGGCTTTCAGCCACGGCCAGACTTGCGGCGTGAGCCAGCCTGTTGGATTTACCCACGACGAAGGAGGAAAAAAGGTAGTTCGGGTTTAGTCCGCTGACCTTTCCCTGGGATTCGGGCTTTATGGTCCTCTCTGCCCTCTCCTGTTCTTTTCTGTTATCTCCGGTCCCTACGTTCAGCTTCAGTCCCTTTCCGTAACCTAGATCCTTCATTGTGTCTTCCAGTATTTTCTGGAAACGGTTCTGGATTTGCACCTTTATAAAATCGTTGGCTACGTCCAGTAAGATAACCTCGTCCTCCATGGATAGGGGAACGCAGGTCTTCAACCACACGTCTACCGTTCCGTCCGGAAGTTTAGGCGTAGATGCCGCCACGATGTCTTGCCATAGTTTTTCCACGTCTTTCACAAAATTCACCTCTGAAGGGTTATATTTTCGTCCACAAAAGTTATCCACATATCCACAGTTATCCTACAACAGCCTGTGAAAAAAGAGAAGTGGCTGTTTCAGTGACGTTACAGATTGTGGATAGTTATCCACTCAATTTGACCAAGCCTCCAGATCCGCATTTCATGGGGCTTCGTGGGTTATCCACAGGTTATCCACTAAAGTGGATAACCTGTGCCGGTGAATCTAAGGGATAAGCACCCTATGATACAACAGTACCGGGGTTTCATGTGCATAGTGGATGGCCGAGAAAGTCTCTTTACAGGTACTCTTTTTTGTGAATAATGTATAGTAATACTTATTATGAGAAGAGGTATCGTTATGTCCGTATATGTGAATAACGCGGCTACAAGCTGGCCGAAACCGGAATGCGTTCCCAAGGCCGTTTTCGATTTCATGACAGGTAGAGGGGCCAACCTTGCTAGAGGGGCTGCGGCGAAGAGGGATGTGGATACACTTGATATGGTAATGGAGTGCAGGGAAGCCCTGGCGGATCTGTTTTGTGGATATCGTGACTGCGATCCCAGATACGTCACCTTCACCTCCAACGTAACCGAATCGTTGAACGTCGTCCTGAAGGGATATCTGCGTCCGGGGATGACCGTGGCCACTACATCGATGGAGCATAACGCTGTGATCCGTCCTCTAAGGGCCCTGGAGAAAAAAGGGATTAATTTAGAGATAATTAAATGTGATGATCGAGGAAGGCTGGATCCAAGGTCTCTGGAACTGTTGATTGAAAGCAAGACCATAGATATGGTGGTTATAGCTCATGGAAGCAATTTATGTGGGGTTATCCAGGACGTGAAGTCGGTGGGGAAAATATGCAAAGATAAAGGCGTTCCCTTCGTCCTCGATACGGCCCAGACCGCCGGAGTTATCCACATATCGGCGTCCGATCTGGGGCTTTCCGCCCTGTGTTTCACCGGCCATAAGGGACTGATGGGACCTCAGGGAATAGGTGGCATAGTCTGGGAACCCTCCTTCGCAGAAAAATGCTCTCCCTTCGTGGAGGGAGGCACAGGAAGCTTTTCCGACGAGGAGTATCAGCCAACGAGGATGCCCGATAAATTCGAGGCGGGAACCCCAAACCTACCTGCCATAGCCGGGCTTCTGGCCGCCGTTAGGTGGATAGAGGAGACGGGAATCGAGACTATCCACAGCAGGGAAAAGGAGCTCGGAGAGAGGCTTCTCAAGGGACTTATCCACATGAAGGGAATAGAGTTTCACGGTCCTTCCGATATGGAAAACAGGCTTCCTGTGTTCGCAGTCAACTTCGATTGTGTGGACAACGGTACCCTGGCGGGAGAACTGGCAGATATGGGGATAGAGACCAGACCTGGGCTCCACTGCGCTCCTCTCGCCCATAAGACATTGGGCAGTTTTCCACAGGGAGCCCTGAGGTTGAGCGTCGGCTATTTCAACACCGAGGAGGATGTGGATTCCACCCTGAACCAGCTGAGCCGACTGGTGGATAGATGAGTGAGGTATAGGCGATTATGACGGTAAACCCGGTGGATATCCACCGGGTTTGCTTTTTCCTCACTCCTACTATAAAGTGACATACGTTGTGCGAGAGGTTGTTCTATAAAACGTTTGTCTTGGAGGCCGTCATGAAAGTAGTGATAGTAGGAGCCGGAAACGTAGGCTATTCCATAGCGAGAAGCCTATCGCTGGAGGGGCACGACATAGTGGTCGTGGAAAGAGATCTCGAGGTCGGATCCAAGGTGGAGAACGAGCTGGACGTGTCGGTGGTTATAGGCAACGGATCCCGTCCGCCTGTGTTGGAGCAGGCTGGTATAAAGTCGGGATGCGACGTAGATTTTCTCGTGGCCTGCACCGACAGGGACGAGGTCAATATAATGGCCTGCTGGGTGGGCAAGAGATGCGGTGTCAAGAGGGTCATCTCCAGGGCCAGAGGGATGGAGTATACCGATACACCTCAGTGGGCCACTTTCCTCGGCATAGATGTCATGAACTCTCCGGAAAGGTCCGTCGCCAGGGACATAGACGATCTTCTGGCGGTCAGCGCCGCGGTGCACGCCACGGAGTTGTTCGACGGAAAGGCCGGGTCCTATGCCTTCAGGGTCGGATCCGACTCTCCCATAGTTGGAATGACCCTAAGCGAAGTGGGGCAGGAATACCCCAATCTGTCGGCGGTGATGGTTTACGTCGAGAGGGGAAACAAGGGATTCGTACCCTCCGGTGACTGGGTGGCAATGGAGGGTGATCTGTGTTTCATGGTCTCCTTCAAGGACAGGGTTTTTCACCTTCAGGAGCTGTTTCATCCCTCCAGCGGCAAGGGCCTTCGCAGGGTGATGATAGTAGGAGGAGGAAAGTTGGGAGCTCATCTGGCCAGGAGGCTGGTCAGGAGATATCCCGGCATAGACGTAAAGATACTGGACAAGAACAGGGAGAAGTGCGACAAACTGGCGGAGGAGATGCCCAGGGTGACGGTCCTTTTCGGAGACGGAACGGACGAGAGACTGCTTCTCCACGAGGGGATAGAGGATATCGACGGATTCGTCGCCACCACCGACTCGGACGAGCTCAACATGATACTGACCGTTCTGGCCGACAGGATGAAGGCCAGAAAGACCGTGGCGGTGGTGCACAAGGAACTCTACTCAAGGTTGGCCGAGGATATGCCTATCGACTCGGTGGTGAATCCCAACGAATCGCTGGCTTCCTTGATACTCCGTCACGTAAGATATCCGGAGACGGCGGGATCTTTGTCCCTTATAGATAGAATAGGGGCGGAGATGCTGGAGGTTACCATTCCGAAGGACAGCCCAGTGGTGGGTAAAAAGCTCATGGACGTAGGGCTTCCAAAGGGAGTTCTCTTCGCCATGGTCAACCGGAAGGGAAATATCATACTTCCCAGAGGGGACATGGTCATAAAAGGGGAGGATACCGTATCCATCTTTGCCACAGGAGACCTTCTGCCCAGGGCTCTCAGGATTCTGGGGATACAGAAATGAGATTTCGTCTGGTATCCAGGGTGCTGGGGCTGCTCTGTGCCATAGTGTCCCTCTCCATGACTTGGCCTCTCTACTGGAGTCTGAAGGACGGTTCCAACGATATCAGGGCGTTTCTTGCCGCCATAGCTGTAGGATTTATATCGGGAGCGGCCCTCTACCTGGCGGGAAGAGGAGAGGACTACCAGGAGCTGGGAATAAGGGAGGCCTTCGCGGTGGTCACCCTTTCCTGGGTTTTGGCCTCGGCCATAGGGGCCTTGCCTTTCTACCTTGCCGGGTCGGTTGAGACCTACACGGACGGTTTCTTCGAGGCCATGTCCGGTTTTTCCACCACGGGAGCGTCCATTTTGACCGACATACAGTCAAATCCAAGAGGGATCTTGTTTTGGCGCAGTCTGACCCATTGGCTGGGTGGAATGGGGATCATAGTTTTGAGTCTGGCCATCCTTCCCTTCATAGGGGTAGGGGGAATGCAGCTCTTCAAGGCAGAGGTTCCCGGTCCCACCCCGGAGAAGCTCACCCCCAGGGTTCAACAGACGGCCGTGCTTCTCTGGGGGGTCTACGTCCTTCTGTCCGGCGCCGAGGTGCTGGCCCTGGCGTTCGGCGGAATGGACCTGTTCGAGTCTCTGACCCACACGTTCGGGACCATGGCTACTGGAGGATTTTCCCCTCTCAACGGCAGCATAGGACAGTATGGAAAGCCCTATTTCGACTGGGTCATAACGGTTTTCATGTTTCTTGCCGGTGCCAACTTCACCTTGCATTACATGGCTCTTAGAGGAAAGCCCCTCAGCCTGTGGAGGGACGAGGAATTTCGGTTCTACACCAAGGTTATTCTGTTCTCAACCGTTACGATAACCCTCTCTCTCCTGGTCTTCGGGGGATACTCCTCGGCGGAGAAGGCCTTGAGGGACGCGGCCTTTCAGGTGGTCAGCATAGTAACCACAACCGGTTACGCCACGGCGGACTTCGATTTATGGCCTCAATACTGTCGTTTTCTTCTGCTCCTTCTGATGTTCGTAGGGGGCTGTGCCGGTTCCACCGGAGGTGGAATGAAGAACGTCAGGATAATGGTCATTCTGCGGAGGGTGGGCATGGAGATAAGGAGACTTCTCCATCCCAGACAGGTGATAAAGATCAGGCTCAACGGGACGGTACTCAGAGACGATGTCATAACCTCGGTGACCGCTTTCTTTATCCTCTATATCGTGCTCTTCGCTCTGGCGACCCTGGCCATGGCCGCCATGGGGTTGGATCTTACGGCAGCTATATCCAGCGTCGCCGCCACACTGGGCAACATCGGTCCCGGTCTGGGAATGGTAGGTCCTACCCAGAATTATCACTGGGTCTGCGCTCCTGGCAAATGGCTTCTCTCTCTCTGTATGTTGCTGGGCAGGCTAGAGATATTCACTGTAGTGATGCTATTTTTCCCCGGTACTTGGAAGAGATAGACCGGCACTACACGACGGCAATTTCGGAAATGCGGGCCCGAACGGGCTTCGTCGAAACGAGATCTCCGACATAAAAACGAAGGAGGAACCCCAGTTTTGGGGTTCCTCCTTCGTTATGTTTCCCGGGAAACATAACGGTTTTTAGGAAACTACAGGCTGTTGAGCCCCATACCTGATACGATTGAAATATCGTTCTGCCTTCCCCAGTACAGGCTCGACGCTACTCAATAGAGACTCTGGCGTGTGCTGGGGCTTTTTTTACACTCCTAGTCTCTCCCTGAGGGCCTCCTGGAGGGTACTGGAAAAATTAATTTTATTCTCTATGGCCATCTCATTAAGCCAGGCCGGTATCGTTACGTTCTTGCTTACGGATTTTTTTGTCTCCTCTTTACGAAGGATATCCATCCGCACATCGATTAGAACGGCAACTTCGTCTTCTTCTGGTTGTAGCTTGTTGACCGGAGAGGGGGTTGGAATGGAGTCGTTATCATCTTCCATGCAGAGCAAATGACCTCCTAAAGCGTCTTTTGCGCTGGCGATAGCGTCAGCGTAGTCCTTACCGAAAGTATTACAGCCTGGAAGGTCTGGAAAGCGGACACAGACATACTTACCGTCTTCAGAGAGCAGCGCTGGATATATGCGAACATCCTTTTTCATAAGAAATCGTCTCCTTTCTGAGGAGGGGTTACTTGAGCCCCGCCTGTTTCATGATGCTATTGAATGTCTTGGGTGAAACGTCCTTTTGGGGATGCTTTACAGTTGTCTTCCCCGGCTTTGTCGGATGCTTGAAATGATGGTGGCTACCGACTGTCTTGATCCAGTACCAGCCGTTATTTTCAAGAATCTTGATTATTTCGCTGGACATCATCACTTTTCCCCCTGACATCGTTATTATAATGCGCATTATTATGCTCGTCAATTTTTTAGGTTATTGGAGGCGACCGCCGGGAGCGGGTGGAGGTGACGCAGGACCAGGTGGTAGAAGAGTTAGCCCTAATAGCCTTCGGTAATCCCCATGACGTCATGGAATGGGGACCTGGTGGTGTGCATTTACGTTCTAGTTTCGAGCTGACGTTCGACCAAGCGGCAATAGTGGCTGAGGTTGCAGAGACGACAATCCAGACCGGAGGATCTCTGAGGCTGATCCTCGTAGAGGTCTAAAAGACTGGCTCGAACGGGCTTCGTCGAAACGAGATCTCCGACATAAAAACGAAGGAGGAGACCAGATTCGGGTCCCCTCCTTCGTTTTTATGTTTCCCGGGAAACATCCCGGTTTTTAGAAAACTACAGGCTGTTGAGCCCCATCTCCGATACCGATCTGGCTGCACCTATGCAACCGTTTCTCTTAGCTGTCTCCAGCCAATGTTCCGCCTTATCCTTTTGCCCCATTTTGGCATAGAGAGAGGCTAGACTCATCTGAGCGGTGGCGTTGCCCTGATAGGCCGATAGGCTCAGCCACTTGAGTGCCTGGTCCCTGTCGGCGGTAACCAGATAACCGGCGGCATAGGCCTCTCCAAGCACCCTCTGAGCCTCCGAATCGCCCTGTTTCGCAAGTTTGTGGATCGACTGAAATTCCTGGGAGTCAACGGCGCCTACCC carries:
- a CDS encoding DUF721 domain-containing protein translates to MARRRSRPELLRGLLSGRLPPGLSTALSISEVDKEWSSIVGTVLGRKSRPVSLDRGTLVVACESPGVAKMISMKAGTVASSVEKRWHLGVKSVRAVVARIEAKREIPEPEPARVIPSERSVKACLNYTSDKIDREDVAEALARLMATYMKRFPKKEE
- the mnmG gene encoding tRNA uridine-5-carboxymethylaminomethyl(34) synthesis enzyme MnmG, with amino-acid sequence MTNKVYDVIVVGAGHAGCEAALVAARMGHDTLLLNLYLDNIALMPCNPSIGGPAKGHLVREISALGGEQARATDRSALMMRWLNTSKGPAVRALRAQCDLHDYHWHYREVLEHCPGLELHQDTVVGLIVEGDRVKGVETLYGLSYHARSVILTTGTYLDGRVHIGNVNFSSGPLGQIPAHGLGENLLKLGFRMGRLKTGTTPRVHSDSIDWSELQIQEGEEEPQSMDLWDKPEVYRHITCGVGKTNLDTHRIITENLDRSPVSSGTITGTGPRYCPSIESKVMQFPDKDSHTVFFEPVARGSKEIYLQNFSTSLPYDVQIEMTRTLPGCREARIMRAGYAIEYDYMDPTQLTPWLETKAIKGLFCAGQINGTSGYEEAAAQGLMAGINAVLRLRGEPYLVLGRHEAYIGVLIDDLVTKGTREPYRMLTSRCEHRLLMRHDNADRRLSGIGRKLGLLDDGRWEILVERWRNTDREIKRLGSTRIKPSDDVNSDLASIGEAPMDRSLTGAELLRRPGVDYDFLSRYIPSGEDLEGHIRRRVEVEIKYAGYVARQERSVKKFERMEALTIPDDFDYRSMKGLLAESLEKLERIRPKTLGQARRISGVTPTDLQLLSLALSVRRRRDGAA
- the recF gene encoding DNA replication/repair protein RecF (All proteins in this family for which functions are known are DNA-binding proteins that assist the filamentation of RecA onto DNA for the initiation of recombination or recombinational repair.) — protein: MFFSESGTRNFRNLETGRIKWDRKLNLLIGPNGAGKTNILESLHILTGWGPFKSLRKSPLVNWNSDESRGFLEGTFEGEDNVLIQSSVTSRCAMKCDGKRSNCASIRFRVPALAFLPGDLALIEGGPSVRRRFLDVLCALLYPVYALKLTEYRRAVRHKRALLSEGRSTELIDSVMAPMAEWIWTCREKASLAVTMGLESFSDLLPGPIELALSRGGIGLAGNNPIGYIEGVRSRRRAEIGSGRPLVGPHRDDLTIDASGMEASSRFSRGQRRRTSLAMVMAAGWAVERKLRRSPILLLDEVASELDQSGREITVETLVSSGWQIFAATAEDDLIRWPGSLWTVREGRITRREE
- the dnaN gene encoding DNA polymerase III subunit beta, coding for MKLTIDKTAFMKSWNVAERVAAQKSTLSVLSGILCTAEDGKVTLQATDLKTSVKVKSEGVTIDEPGKAVLPIKVVGELFKKSPTSIFTVEVAERGTGILLSGRNRYRFTTYPADDFPPLPSPEGASQFCVLAKDELHRILDEGGIAGSMGEEFPKYLGAELLQVKSGECHCVSTDGRRLSLSKAYVDKENPEQDMLLPLTSVREFLRILSGLGEDLQVNVSVDGALGYFQLDSLEFSVRRVDSSFPNYERILSPNTTTTLDVDRSQFISALERVDVVVRDHSRMVVLILSPGGDLKLSGRAPEIGEATEIVDGIIKGESLKVAFNVGFLIDGLKAFHGDKVSLSFNGQEGQMMMLRPNESDFLYMLMPIKLKSADLDGLDDGGDDL
- the dnaA gene encoding chromosomal replication initiator protein DnaA — protein: MKDVEKLWQDIVAASTPKLPDGTVDVWLKTCVPLSMEDEVILLDVANDFIKVQIQNRFQKILEDTMKDLGYGKGLKLNVGTGDNRKEQERAERTIKPESQGKVSGLNPNYLFSSFVVGKSNRLAHAASLAVAESPGAAYNPLFIWGGVGLGKTHLMHAIGHHALQNDRNLKVGYVSSEKFTNELITSIKNNRTAEFRARYRTMDLLLIDDIQFLAGKESTQEEFFHTFNSLHDGKKQIVLSSDRPPKDIKSIEDRLVSRFEWGLVTDIQSPDYETRIAILTKKAEFRNYPMPEDVINYLAQNVPSNIRELEGALNRVIACAELNSEPVTVENTSEWLKDIVRHTSKGPVSIDLIQQIVAEECSFTVEDLTSSKRTSEIALARQIAMFICRKHTESSLQQIGSAFNKKDHTTVLHAQKKIEQLLLDNARVKGIVDNVESKL